The genomic DNA ATTGTTAATAAAAATTACCGAGATGGGAATTCCTAACTGCGCCGACTGAATGATCTCTGCTAAACCGATCGACGCCAGATCGCCGTCGCCTTGATAGCTAATGACGATCGATTCCGGATTGGCAGTCTTATGCCCCAAAGCAACAGCCGGCGCACGTCCATGAGCGGCTTGTGTATTGCCGACGTCAAAATAATAGTACATGAATACGCTGCAGCCGACTGGCGAGACTAGTACCGTTCGGTTTTGAATTTCCAGTTCGTCTATAGTTTCCGCCAGATATTTATGCGCAAGGCCGTGGCCGCAGCCCGGGCAGTAATGCGTGGAGTTGGCCTTCAACCCTTCGCCGTGAGCATGACGCTCGAACTTTTCATAAAATATACTCGATTTCATGCTAACACCTCCTCTACCGAAATAACCTTTTCGATAATTTCTTTAAGTTGTGGCAATATGCCGCCGAAATGCCTTACATGGTCGATCGTCGGGCATTCCAGGTTGTGGTGGCTCAACGACAGGCGTAGTTCGTCTTCAAGCTGGCCGTTGCCCGCCTCTACCATGACGATCTGCTTTGTATGACTCAGAACGGGTTTCAACAGATCGATCGGGAACGGCCACAGCGTGATCGGGCGGAACAGGCCGACTTTCAATCCTTGTTTTCTTAATTCATTTACAGCGCCTTTCGCCATGCGCGCCGGTGTGTTGCAGGCCATTAAGATAATTTCTGCGTCGTCACAATGATACAGATCGGCACGCTGCTCGTTCTGTGTCATCTGACGGTATTTATTATTTATACGAATATTATTCTTTTCAAGATCCACTTCGTTGAGTTCGATCGAACAAATGAGATTGCCCCGATGCATCTCATCACCGTAAACAGCCCACTCAGGAATGCCCGGTTTGATCATCGCCTTCGGCAGATTCACTCTGCCGGTCATTTGCCCCATATATCCGTCGCCGATCATGATAACCGGATTGCGGTACTTGAATGTGAGTTCAAATGCCAAGATGGTCAGATCCAGCATTTCCTGCGGCGTGTACGGAGCGAGAACGATCGCGTGCGTATTGCCGTGGCCTAACCCGCGGCATACGAGTTTGATATCGGCCTGTTCCGGCGCAAGATTACCCAAGCCCGGCCCGCCCCGCATGATATTGACAAATACGCCGGGCAGCTCCGCGCCAATACTGTACGAAATGCCTTCAAGCATGAGGCTGAATCCCGGTGACGAGGTGAACGTCATACACGGAAGCCCTGCGCCGCTGCAGCCGTACATCATGTTCACCGTAGCAACCTCGCTCACCGCCTGGATAAATACGCCGTCAAGGTCGGGCAATAATTTTGCCATGAGTTCCGCGCCTTCCGTAGACGGCGTAATAGGATATCCGAAGAAATGACGGCAGCCCGCCAGTAGCGCACCAATCGCGGACGCATACGTACCTTTGGTCACCAGCGATTCCGTTTGAGCGAACGGGATAACTTCGCCGGGAATGGCAAATGGCTTTACCTTCGGCGTCGGCCGCGGGCCATTGAACGATTTCGGATCGGTTAATTCAAATTGGAATTCCGTTTCCTGCGGACGCAGGCCGTACGGTTCCGGGCAAGCGCTGATACACAGCCCGCATCCCGAACACTGATCAAGCTCAAGTTCGATCGGAATGAGGCCGGTCAGGGGATTCACTTCCTTGCCCATCGTGATACAT from bacterium includes the following:
- the vorB gene encoding 3-methyl-2-oxobutanoate dehydrogenase subunit VorB → MKSRPKPYVFPEYCKGCGRCIDSCPKGCITMGKEVNPLTGLIPIELELDQCSGCGLCISACPEPYGLRPQETEFQFELTDPKSFNGPRPTPKVKPFAIPGEVIPFAQTESLVTKGTYASAIGALLAGCRHFFGYPITPSTEGAELMAKLLPDLDGVFIQAVSEVATVNMMYGCSGAGLPCMTFTSSPGFSLMLEGISYSIGAELPGVFVNIMRGGPGLGNLAPEQADIKLVCRGLGHGNTHAIVLAPYTPQEMLDLTILAFELTFKYRNPVIMIGDGYMGQMTGRVNLPKAMIKPGIPEWAVYGDEMHRGNLICSIELNEVDLEKNNIRINNKYRQMTQNEQRADLYHCDDAEIILMACNTPARMAKGAVNELRKQGLKVGLFRPITLWPFPIDLLKPVLSHTKQIVMVEAGNGQLEDELRLSLSHHNLECPTIDHVRHFGGILPQLKEIIEKVISVEEVLA